In Electrophorus electricus isolate fEleEle1 chromosome 6, fEleEle1.pri, whole genome shotgun sequence, a single genomic region encodes these proteins:
- the LOC113582848 gene encoding olfactory receptor 4E1-like: MENGTYRNQILIIEGLRVTHQSAYPVFILLFLVYLFIMISNLGLMVLISMEKALHKPMYLLFLNLPLNDVLGASTVMPGLLKDIFKDDSERYISYVACVIQAYGVHAFSTTAHTILMIMAFDRYVAICNPLQYNTIMTNKMVVKLSALAWTVAIVPVGAILALTIKLSHCSSTISNPYCDNPSLFKLSCENLLINQVIGLSSSSLFWIISISCISFTYLKIAIVCIKNRNSALKSKAMKTCSAHLIVYLIVLGCGLTVIILHRFPQYLEHEKLASVLFYVIPTSLNPIIYGFQTKEIRQCFEQILQKRKVISE; the protein is encoded by the coding sequence ATGGAAAACGGAACATACAGAAATCAAATTCTTATAATCGAAGGATTGAGGGTCACACATCAGTCTGCTTATCCAGTGTTTATTCTTCTTTTCTTAGTCTATCTTTTCATTATGATATCCAATCTTGGACTTATGGTCCTGATATCAATGGAGAAAGCTCTTCACAAACCAATGTACCTTCTCTTTCTTAACCTTCCCCTTAATGATGTACTTGGTGCTTCTACTGTTATGCCTGGTTTGCTCAAAGACATCTTTAAAGATGATTCTGAGAGATATATCAGCTATGTTGCATGTGTAATTCAGGCATATGGTGTTCACGCATTTAGTACAACAGCACACACTATACTGATGATCATGGCTTTTGACAGGTATGTGGCCATATGCAACCCTctacaatacaacacaataatGACCAACAAAATGGTTGTTAAACTATCTGCATTAGCTTGGACAGTAGCAATTGTCCCAGTTGGTGCTATATTGGCTCTTACTATTAAGCTGTCACACTGTAGTTCAACTATTTCAAATCCATACTGTGATAATCCTTCTCTGTTTAAACTTTCTTGTGAGAATCTATTAATTAATCAggtcattggattatcatcctCTTCTTTGTTCTGGATCATCTCGATATCATGCATCAGTTTCACTTACCTAAAAATTGCAATTGTCTGCATAAAAAATAGAAACAGTGCACTGAAGAGCAAGGCTATGAAAACATGCAGTGCACATTTGATCGTGTACCTAATTGTCCTTGGATGTGGATTAACCGTAATTATTCTGCATCGATTCCCACAATATTTGGAACATGAAAAACTGGCTAGTGTCTTGTTCTATGTTATTCCCACCAGTCTTAACCCTATTATATATGGATTTCAAACCAAAGAAATCAGGCAGTGTTTTGAGCAGATACTACAGAAAAGGAAAGTGATTTCAGAATGA